One Vigna unguiculata cultivar IT97K-499-35 chromosome 7, ASM411807v1, whole genome shotgun sequence genomic region harbors:
- the LOC114190284 gene encoding plasmodesmata-located protein 2-like isoform X2 codes for MDFSTKLKLFPFLLVLFTCFEAPHVAESASDYSTLVYKGCSKDSFTDPNGVYSQALSALFGSLVSQSTKTKFYKATSGSAQNTITGLFQCRGDLTNSDCYNCVSRLPVLCDKLCGKTTAARVQLLGCYVLYEVAGFSQISGMQMLYKTCGATNAAGRGFEERRDTAFSVMENGVVSGHGFYTTSYQSLYVMGQCEGDVGDSDCGECVKNAVQRAQVECGSSISGQVFLHKCFISYSYYPNGVPSRSSSSSASFSSSSSGQNPGKTAAIILGGVAAVAFVVIFLLFARSLKKKHDDY; via the exons ATGGATTTTTCTACTAAACTCAAGTTATTTCCTTTTTTGCTGGTTTTGTTCACATGTTTTGAGGCACCCCATGTTGCAGAATCTGCTTCTGATTACTCCACTTTGGTCTACAAGGGTTGTTCCAAGGATTCTTTCACAGATCCAAATGGGGTGTACTCGCAGGCTCTCTCTGCACTCTTCGGCTCATTGGTTTCACAATCCACCAAAACCAAGTTCTACAAGGCCACTTCTGGTTCTGCCCAGAACACCATAACCGGTCTCTTCCAATGCAGAGGGGATCTCACCAACTCCGACTGCTACAACTGTGTCAGCAGGCTCCCAGTTTTGTGTGACAAACTTTGCGGCAAAACCACCGCTGCAAGGGTCCAACTACTAGGTTGCTATGTTCTGTACGAGGTTGCTGGGTTCTCCCAAATCTCAGGTATGCAGATGCTGTACAAGACTTGTGGGGCAACAAATGCTGCTGGAAGAGGGTTTGAGGAGAGAAGGGACACTGCATTCTCTGTGATGGAAAATGGTGTTGTCAGTGGCCATGGCTTCTACACCACCAGCTACCAGTCTTTGTATGTGATGGGGCAGTGTGAGGGAGATGTTGGTGACTCTGATTGTGGGGAGTGTGTGAAAAATGCTGTGCAGAGAGCTCAGGTTGAATGTGGAAGCTCTATTTCAGGACAAGTTTTTCTTCACAAATGCTTCATCAGTTATAGCTATTACCCCAATGGGGTTCCTTCTAgatcatcttcttcatcagcTTCAttctcttcatcttcttcag GGCAAAATCCAGGGAAAACTGCTGCTATAATATTAGGAGGAGTAGCTGCGGTGGCTTTTGTggttatatttttgttatttgctAGAAGTTTGAAGAAGAAACATGATG ATTATTGA
- the LOC114190284 gene encoding plasmodesmata-located protein 2-like isoform X1, translated as MDFSTKLKLFPFLLVLFTCFEAPHVAESASDYSTLVYKGCSKDSFTDPNGVYSQALSALFGSLVSQSTKTKFYKATSGSAQNTITGLFQCRGDLTNSDCYNCVSRLPVLCDKLCGKTTAARVQLLGCYVLYEVAGFSQISGMQMLYKTCGATNAAGRGFEERRDTAFSVMENGVVSGHGFYTTSYQSLYVMGQCEGDVGDSDCGECVKNAVQRAQVECGSSISGQVFLHKCFISYSYYPNGVPSRSSSSSASFSSSSSGQNPGKTAAIILGGVAAVAFVVIFLLFARSLKKKHDGMSYMRQ; from the exons ATGGATTTTTCTACTAAACTCAAGTTATTTCCTTTTTTGCTGGTTTTGTTCACATGTTTTGAGGCACCCCATGTTGCAGAATCTGCTTCTGATTACTCCACTTTGGTCTACAAGGGTTGTTCCAAGGATTCTTTCACAGATCCAAATGGGGTGTACTCGCAGGCTCTCTCTGCACTCTTCGGCTCATTGGTTTCACAATCCACCAAAACCAAGTTCTACAAGGCCACTTCTGGTTCTGCCCAGAACACCATAACCGGTCTCTTCCAATGCAGAGGGGATCTCACCAACTCCGACTGCTACAACTGTGTCAGCAGGCTCCCAGTTTTGTGTGACAAACTTTGCGGCAAAACCACCGCTGCAAGGGTCCAACTACTAGGTTGCTATGTTCTGTACGAGGTTGCTGGGTTCTCCCAAATCTCAGGTATGCAGATGCTGTACAAGACTTGTGGGGCAACAAATGCTGCTGGAAGAGGGTTTGAGGAGAGAAGGGACACTGCATTCTCTGTGATGGAAAATGGTGTTGTCAGTGGCCATGGCTTCTACACCACCAGCTACCAGTCTTTGTATGTGATGGGGCAGTGTGAGGGAGATGTTGGTGACTCTGATTGTGGGGAGTGTGTGAAAAATGCTGTGCAGAGAGCTCAGGTTGAATGTGGAAGCTCTATTTCAGGACAAGTTTTTCTTCACAAATGCTTCATCAGTTATAGCTATTACCCCAATGGGGTTCCTTCTAgatcatcttcttcatcagcTTCAttctcttcatcttcttcag GGCAAAATCCAGGGAAAACTGCTGCTATAATATTAGGAGGAGTAGCTGCGGTGGCTTTTGTggttatatttttgttatttgctAGAAGTTTGAAGAAGAAACATGATGGTATGAGTTATATGAGGCAATAA
- the LOC114189563 gene encoding 40S ribosomal protein S3-3, whose protein sequence is MATQMSKKRKFVADGVFFAELNEVLTRELAEDGYSGVEVRVTPMRTEIIIRATRTQAVLGEKGRRIRELTSVVQKRFKFPENSVELYAEKVNNRGLCAIAQAESLRYKLLGGLAVRRACYGVLRFVMESGAKGCEVIVSGKLRAQRAKSMKFKDGYMISSGQPVKDYIDSAVRHVLLRQGVLGIKVKIMLDWDPKGKQGPKTPLPDIVTIHSPKEEEEYIRPAPVLANDIEVPVA, encoded by the exons ATGGCGACTCAAATGAGCAAGAAGAGAAAG TTCGTGGCTGATGGAGTGTTTTTCGCGGAACTGAATGAGGTTCTGACGCGAGAGCTGGCGGAGGACGGTTACTCCGGCGTAGAGGTGAGGGTTACGCCGATGCGCACTGAAATCATCATCAGAGCTACAAGAACCCAAGCCGTACTCG GTGAGAAGGGGAGGAGAATCAGGGAACTTACCTCGGTGGTTCAGAAAAGGTTCAAGTTTCCAGAGAACAGCGTTGAACTCTATGCGGAGAAAGTCAACAACAGGGGACTTTGCGCTATAGCTCAGGCCGAGTCTCTTCGCTACAAGCTCCTCGGAGGACTTGCGGTTCGCAG GGCTTGCTATGGTGTTTTGAGGTTTGTCATGGAGAGTGGTGCCAAGGGATGTGAG GTCATTGTGAGTGGTAAATTGAGAGCCCAGAGGGCAAAATCCATGAAGTTTAAGGATGGCTACATGATTTCTTCTGGGCAACCTGTCAAGGATTACATTGACTCTGCAGTGAGACACGTGCTCCTCAGACag GGTGTTCTTGGCATTAAGGTGAAGATTATGCTTGATTGGGATCCTAAAGGGAAGCAGGGTCCTAAAACTCCTCTCCCTGATATTGTCACAATCCATTCTCCAAAAGAGGAAGAGGAATACATCAGGCCTGCTCCAGTTTTGGCCAATGATATTGAGGTCCCTGTGGCTTGA
- the LOC114191730 gene encoding 40S ribosomal protein S17-like, translating into MGRVRTKTVKKSSRQVIERYYSRMTLDFHTNKKVLEEVAIIPSKRLRNKIAGFSTHLMKRIQKGPVRGISLKLQEEERERRMDFVPEVSAIRTDQIEVDKETIDMLAALGMSDVPGVVKVDPVPVQAPLAFGRGAGGRRY; encoded by the coding sequence ATGGGGCGTGTGAGGACGAAGACAGTGAAGAAGTCGTCAAGGCAAGTGATAGAGAGGTATTACTCTCGCATGACGCTGGACTTTCACACCAACAAGAAGGTTCTGGAAGAGGTGGCTATCATTCCGTCGAAGAGGCTTCGCAACAAAATCGCTGGCTTCTCCACGCATCTCATGAAGCGCATCCAGAAGGGACCGGTGCGCGGCATCTCTCTGAAGCTGCAGGAGGAGGAGCGCGAGCGCCGCATGGACTTCGTCCCCGAAGTCTCTGCCATCCGGACCGACCAGATCGAGGTCGACAAGGAGACCATCGACATGCTCGCCGCCCTCGGAATGTCCGATGTCCCCGGCGTCGTCAAGGTCGATCCGGTTCCCGTACAAGCACCGCTCGCCTTCGGTCGCGGCGCCGGCGGAAGGAGGTATTAA